One Solanum pennellii chromosome 10, SPENNV200 genomic region harbors:
- the LOC107002719 gene encoding probable protein phosphatase 2C 52, with the protein MGGCVSTSSSTCSSRSNGEKVSPECLGINMFSRKRSRRTFSDHVIALKHLSSIPNRIFTNGKSRTSCIYTQQGRKGINQDAMIVWEDFMAEDVTFCGVFDGHGPHGHLVARKVRDVLPLKLMSFLQSVESKGSGSAADCSNENPESEVLDPDKDEVNLDTQRREAFLQSYKAMDKELRSQPNLDCFCSGSTAITLVKQGSNLYMGYIGDSRAILASKDDNDSMVAVQLTVDLKPDLPKEAERIKQCKGRVFALQDEPEVQRVWLPFDNAPGLAMARAFGDFCVKDYGVISVPEFSHRVLTERDKFIVLASDGVWDVLSNEEVVDIVSSASTRSSAARILVDSAAREWKIKYPTSKMDDCAVVCLFLDGKMDLESDNEEEQCLTSAALQSNHSGIAAESDDGHNSEPSLQRNTTVRSAEENDIYKRAIAEAEADQETTMTEDQKWSGLEGVTRVNSLVQLPRFSDERQGP; encoded by the exons ATGGGAGGTTGTGTATCGACGAGCAGTAGTACTTGTAGTAGCAGGAGCAATGGAGAAAAAGTCTCACCTGAATGTTTAGGAATAAACATGTTTAGTCGAAAAAGGAGTAGAAGAACTTTTTCTGATCATGTCATTGCATTGAAGCATCTAAGTTCAATTCCTAATCGGATCTTTACTAATGGCAAGAGTCGTACTTCTTGCATATACACACAACAAGGACGTAAAGGCATTAATCAGGACGCGATGATTGTCTGGGAA GATTTCATGGCGGAAGATGTGACCTTTTGTGGTGTATTTGATGGTCATGGTCCACATGGTCATCTTGTTGCTCGTAAAGTAAGGGATGTACTGCCCCTGAAGTTAATGTCCTTTTTGCAATCAGTTGAATCAAAGGGTAGTGGTTCTGCTGCAGATTGCAGCAACGAGAATCCTGAATCGGAAGTTTTGGATCCTGATAAGGATGAAGTGAACCTGGATACTCAGCGGAGAGAAGCGTTTCTTCAATCTTATAAGGCAATGGACAAAGAATTGAGGTCCCAACCTAACTTAGATTGCTTTTGCAGTGGTAGTACTGCTATTACTCTAGTAAAACAG GGTTCAAATCTTTACATGGGCTATATTGGTGATTCACGCGCAATCTTGGCATCAAAGGATGACAATGATTCAATGGTCGCAGTCCAGTTGACTGTTGATCTGAAGCCTGATTTACCTA AGGAAGCTGAGAGAATAAAACAGTGTAAAGGTCGGGTTTTTGCATTGCAAGATGAGCCGGAAGTGCAGAGAGTTTGGTTGCCATTTGATAATGCCCCTGGATTAGCAATGGCTCGAGCATTTGGTGATTTTTGTGTGAAGGACTATGGGGTAATATCTGTACCAGAATTTTCTCACCGAGTTCTTACAGAGAGGGACAAGTTCATTGTTCTTGCTTCTGACGGG GTTTGGGATGTCTTGAGCAATGAGGAAGTGGTCGACATAGTGTCATCAGCGTCTACACGATCATCAGCTGCCAGAATCCTAGTTGACTCTGCTGCACGCGAATGGAAAATTAAGTACCCGACTTCAAAAATGGATGATTGTGCTGTTGTTTGCTTATTCTTGGATGGAAAGATGGACTTGGAATCTGACAATGAGGAGGAGCAATGTCTCACTTCTGCTGCACTTCAGAGTAACCATTCTGGTATTGCTGCTGAATCCGATGACGGGCACAACTCTGAGCCATCTCTACAGAGAAACACTACTGTCAGATCAGCTGAAGAGAACGATATCTATAAACGAGCAATAGCTGAAGCAGAAGCAGATCAAGAAACCACAATGACAGAAGATCAGAAATGGTCAGGATTGGAAGGCGTTACGCGAGTTAACTCTCT